From a single Leopardus geoffroyi isolate Oge1 chromosome E1, O.geoffroyi_Oge1_pat1.0, whole genome shotgun sequence genomic region:
- the EVI2A gene encoding protein EVI2A, protein MDMEHAGHYLHLAFVMTTAFSLCPGTKANYTHLWANSTTVWDPDIQNKTGRSQNENMNTNPTTSAVDKKSNSTNMTEIATSSPVLSLTPKSELEIYIPSVVRNSSPTVPGIKNTSKSPHDIFKKGVCEENNNKMAMLICLIIIAVLFLICTLLFLSTVVLANKVSSLRRSKQVGKRQPRTNGDFLASSGLWPAESDTWKRAQQLTGPNLMMQSTGTLTATRDRKDEGGTEKLTN, encoded by the coding sequence ATGGACATGGAACACGCAGGACATTACCTGCATCTTGCCTTTGTGATGACAACAGCTTTTTCTTTGTGTCCTGGAACAAAAGCAAACTATACCCACCTGTGGGCTAACAGTACTACTGTCTGGGATCCAGATATTCAAAATAAGACGGGCAGAagccaaaatgaaaacatgaacacAAACCCTACAACTTCTGCAGTAGATAAAAAGAGTAATTCTACAAACATGACTGAAATCGCCACGTCATCTCCTGTCCTATCTCTAACTCCTAAATCAGAACTGGAGATTTATATACCTTCTGTTGTCAGGAACAGCTCTCCAACAGTACCGGGcatcaaaaacacaagcaaaagtCCCCATGACATTTTCAAAAAAGGGGTCTgtgaggaaaacaacaacaaaatggctATGCTAATTTGCTTAATTATAATTGCAGTGCTTTTTCTTATCTGCACCCTCCTATTTCTTTCGACTGTAGTTCTGGCAAACAAAGTCTCATCCCTCAGACGATCAAAACAAGTAGGCAAGCGTCAGCCGAGAACCAACGGCGATTTTCTGGCAAGCAGTGGTCTATGGCCTGCTGAATCAGACACTTGGAAAAGAGCACAACAGCTCACAGGGCCCAACCTAATGATGCAATCTACTGGAACTCTCACAGCTACAAGGGACAGAAAAGATGAAGGAGGAACTGAAAAACTCACTAACTAA